Proteins from one Cryptomeria japonica chromosome 4, Sugi_1.0, whole genome shotgun sequence genomic window:
- the LOC131875400 gene encoding receptor-like protein 46 translates to MERFSVMLCLFIVMSCCSVSATCYVSCFPHERDALLALKDDYYKYMDEYAAKQYSSWKGFNCCEWRGVECSHSSSHVIQLRFSNNYIAEYFNNTYIYKTLVPVLFQLKHMEYLDLSWNNFIGHLPKELFGLQNLRHLDLSRNNFEGKIPMDVGFVHTLNHLDLAGNEVFNSSLRWVEKLQELRYLSLEGVVLNMTTWNLEATISHLHHLHYLNLANCYLSGHIPNAIQNLTSLSHLILDENDLSSIVPSWLGNMPHLQELSLFENPSLSGDVGQMLCCEWPQLTKFDLGNTNITGIIPPCIGNISSLLHIDIHKSVDYFGMGKVGGIIPSSLSNISSLQSLYLGGNSLSGEIPPSLGQLSSLIELDLYDNKLSGSIPFSVGHLSSLIYLDLSHNKINGQIPSSLGNISSLGAIYLDDNQLNGTIPTCVAILPHVATFDLSSNNLQGNFSLDSLITSSTDLMFDLSYNKLTIQVDPQWIPLFSFRRLALASCNIEGIIPPFLSTQYGLCYLDLSQNNIWGYIPPWLGDLPSLKVLNLSYNNLQGPLPLTIYMQSFIYLDLHNNQLNGCLPIPSGSSSYVRLLDLSENGFTGVIPVKIGKILHRIRFLSFSSNYLSGGIPSTIGLLQQLEVLDLSKNRLSGKIPLRLINCSSLTRLNLGKNNLMGEIPAQIGMLSNLVALQLNGNMLKRNLPSSLQNCSSLQILDVGDNLLVGNIPLWLSKFTKLMILILRSNKLQGNIPNQLSNLSKLHVLDISHNYLTGAIPSQLGNLTAMMDPHPQVKSSNASDYSYYYKEEIQVINKGLELMYYNSILLLITCIDLSTNQLSGGIPSEIGNLKGIHTLNFSRNNLTGNIPITFGMLEQLESLDLSNNKLHGSIPNDMLKVSSLSTFIVSNNMFCGSIPRGGQFATFSATYFSKNPNLCGFPVDNMTCKCGDNKKSSMIYLPEQETQGEGEIPWHWYVEWMTSFAVGFWGVFGILIAKRYWRRRFIQILDEFAIIFVDILSCT, encoded by the exons ATGGAGAGATTCTCTGTTATGCTGTGCTTGTTTATTGTGATGAGCTGCTGTTCTGTTTCTGCCACCTGCTATGTTTCATGCTTCCCACATGAGAGAGATGCCCTCCTTGCTCTCAAGGATGACTACTATAAATACATGGATGAGTACGCTGCCAAGCAATATTCGTCATGGAAGGGGTTCAATTGTTGTGAGTGGCGTGGTGTTGAGTGCAGCCACTCCTCCTCCCACGTCATCCAACTCCGCTTCTCCAACAATTACATTGCTGAGTACTTCAACAATACTTATATTTACAAAACTCTTGTTCCAGTTTTGTTTCAATTAAAGCACATGGAGTATTTGGACCTAAGCTGGAATAATTTCATTGGCCACCTACCCAAAG AATTATTTGGTCTCCAAAATTTGAGGCATCTAGATCTCTCTAGGAACAATTTTGAAGGTAAGATTCCTATGGATGTTGGCTTTGTACACACATTGAATCACCTCGACTTGGCTGGGAATGAAGTGTTTAACTCTAGTTTAAGGTGGGTGGAGAAGCTGCAAGAGCTGAGATATTTGTCTCTTGAAGGTGTAGTGTTGAATATGACAACCTGGAATTTGGAAGCAACCATctctcatctccatcatctccattacCTAAACCTTGCCAATTGCTATCTATCAGGGCACATCCCCAATGCCATCCAAAACCTCACCTCCCTCTCCCATCTTATTTTAGATGAAAATGACCTTAGTTCTATAGTGCCTTCATGGTTGGGAAATATGCCTCATTTGCAAGAGCTTAGTTTGTTTGAAAACCCATCATTGAGCGGAGATGTAGGTCAGATGTTATGTTGTGAATGGCCAcaattgaccaaatttgatttgGGAAATACCAATATAACAGGGATTATTCCACCTTGTATTGGAAATATTTCTTCCCTCCTCCATATTGATATTCATAAATCAGTGGATTACTTTGGTATGGGAAAGGTGGGAGGAATTATTCCTTCTTCCCTTAGCAACATCTCTAGTCTTCAGTCACTATATCTTGGAGGAAACTCATTGAGTGGAGAGATCCCACCTTCACTTGGTCAACTTTCATCTTTGATTGAACTTGATCTCTATGACAATAAGCTTAGTGGTAGTATACCTTTCTCAGTTGGTCATCTTTCATCTTTGATTTATCTAGATCTTTCCCACAATAAAATCAATGGTCAAATACCTTCCTCATTGGGTAACATTTCATCCTTGGGAGCTATTTATCTTGATGATAATCAACTGAATGGTACAATTCCCACTTGTGTTGCAATTCTCCCTCATGTGGCAACTTTTGATCTCTCTTCCAACAATTTGCAAGGTAATTTTTCTCTTGATTCTTTAATAACTAGTAGTACTGACCTTATGTTTGATCTTTCTTATAATAAATTGACTATCCAAGTTGACCCTCAATGGATACCTCTATTTTCCTTTCGAAGATTGGCATTGGCTTCTTGCAATATTGAAGGTATCATACCCCCATTCCTTTCAACACAATATGGATTGTGTTATTTGGATCTCTCCCAAAATAATATATGGGGATACATTCCACCTTGGCTAGGAGATTTACCTAGTCTAAAAGTTTTAAATCTATCATATAATAATTTACAAGGTCCACTACCCCTTACCATCTACATGCAGTCATTTATATATTTAGACCTACATAACAATCAATTGAATGGTTGTCTTCCAATTCCTTCAGGATCTTCCTCATATGTTCGACTATTGGATCTATCAGAAAATGGTTTTACAGGTGTTATCCCAGTGAAAATTGGCAAGATTTTACACCGCATTAGATTCTTGTCATTTTCATCAAATTATCTAAGTGGTGGAATTCCTTCCACCATTGGTCTTTTGCAACAGCTAGAAGTTCTAGACCTATCAAAGAATAGATTATCTGGTAAAATACCATTGAGACTGATTAATTGCTCTTCTTTGACAAGACTGAACTTGGGAAAGAATAATTTGATGGGGGAGATTCCAGCTCAGATAGGAATGTTAAGCAATCTTGTGGCACTACAACTGAATGGAAATATGCTTAAGAGAAACTTGCCATCTAGTCTTCAGAATTGCTCCAGCTTGCAGATTTTAGATGTGGGTGATAATTTATTAGTGGGAAATATACCCCTTTGGCTATCAAAATTCACCAAGTTGATGATACTTATTTTAAGGTCAAATAAACTCCAAGGGAACATTCCAAACCAATTAAGCAATCTTTCAAAATTGCATGTGCTAGATATTTCACATAATTATTTGACTGGGGCCATCCCATCACAGTTGGGAAATTTAACAGCAATGATGGATCCACATCCACAAGTAAAAAGCTCAAATGCTAGTGATTATTCCTATTATTACAAAGAAGAGATCCAAGTTATCAACAAAGGATTAGAATTGATGTATTATAATTCTATTTTGTTACTTATAACTTGCATTGATCTATCTACAAATCAATTATCAGGTGGCATTCCTTCAGAAATTGGAAATCTTAAAGGTATACACACTTTGAACTTCTCAAGGAACAATCTTACAGGAAATATTCCAATCACTTTTGGAATGCTAGAGCAGTTAGAATCATTGGATCTTTCAAACAACAAATTGCATGGAAGCATTCCAAATGACATGCTAAAAGTTTCTAGCCTGAGCACTTTTATTGTATCTAACAACATGTTTTGTGGAAGCATCCCAAGAGGGGGTCAGTTTGCAACTTTCTCTGCCACCTATTTCTCTAAGAATCCTAATCTTTGTGGATTCCCAGTTGATAATATGACATGTAAATGTGGAGATAATAAAAAATCTAGCATGATTTATCTTCCAGAACAAGAGACTCAAGGAGAAGGAGAAATTCCATGGCATTGGTATGTCGAGTGGATGACAAGTTTTGCTGTTGGATTTTGGGGGGTGTTTGGAATCTTGATTGCCAAAAGGTATTGGAGAAGAAGATTCATCCAAATCTTAGATGAATTTGCCATTATTTTTGTAGATATATTAAGTTGTACTTGA